Proteins from one Pontibacter korlensis genomic window:
- a CDS encoding TatD family hydrolase gives MNTHNLMLIDPHIHMTSRTTDDYERMRQAGIVAIIEPAFWLGQPRTEAGSFKDYFSSLVGWERFRASQFGIKHYCTIGLNSKEANNEPLAEQVMELLPLFVCKEGVVGVGEIGYDDQTPTEDKYFRAQLELAKEVNMPVQVHTPHRDKKAGTIKSMEVCLEHGIAPDMVVIDHNNEETVKDVLDRGFWAAFTIYPNSKMGNERMVEIVKKYGSERIIVNSSADWGVSDPLSVPKTASLMLERGISIEDVRKTCYQNALDSFGKSGQMHESDWLQSTSVDQREKFSDNSVLRGGQTPVVGEINTTGEPGSNIVR, from the coding sequence ATGAATACGCACAACCTCATGCTGATAGATCCACACATCCACATGACCTCCCGCACTACCGACGATTATGAGCGTATGCGCCAGGCAGGCATTGTGGCCATTATTGAACCAGCTTTCTGGTTGGGCCAGCCCCGCACCGAGGCCGGATCATTCAAAGACTACTTCAGCAGCTTGGTTGGTTGGGAGCGTTTCAGGGCAAGCCAGTTTGGCATTAAGCACTACTGCACTATTGGCCTTAACTCAAAAGAGGCTAACAACGAGCCGCTAGCAGAGCAGGTAATGGAGCTACTGCCTCTGTTTGTATGCAAAGAGGGCGTGGTTGGTGTAGGCGAAATAGGTTACGACGACCAAACCCCTACAGAAGACAAATACTTTAGAGCACAGCTAGAACTGGCGAAAGAAGTAAACATGCCAGTACAGGTGCACACCCCTCACCGTGATAAAAAGGCAGGTACCATCAAGAGTATGGAAGTATGCCTGGAGCACGGCATTGCACCGGATATGGTGGTTATAGATCACAATAACGAGGAAACGGTAAAGGATGTGTTGGACAGAGGCTTCTGGGCAGCCTTCACTATATACCCGAACTCTAAAATGGGCAATGAGCGCATGGTAGAAATCGTGAAGAAGTATGGTTCGGAGCGTATTATCGTGAACAGCTCCGCCGACTGGGGCGTGAGCGATCCGCTTTCAGTTCCTAAAACTGCTTCCCTGATGCTGGAGCGTGGCATAAGCATAGAGGATGTGCGTAAGACCTGCTACCAGAATGCCTTGGACTCTTTCGGTAAGAGCGGACAGATGCATGAGTCAGACTGGCTACAAAGCACCTCTGTAGACCAGCGCGAGAAGTTTTCAGACAACTCTGTTTTAAGAGGAGGTCAAACACCTGTAGTAGGCGAAATCAACACAACAGGTGAGCCGGGCTCAAATATAGTACGCTAA
- a CDS encoding alkaline phosphatase family protein, which yields MQKTVVLNIVGLTKSLIGNNTPNLLKWAEAAQQTSIKPVLPAVTCTAQSTYLTGKWPEEHGIVANGWYFRDEDEVKLWRQSNKLVQAPKVWEVAKAADPNFTVANMGWWYNMNTTADYTLTPRPQYLADGRKLPDCYTQPADLRDKLQAQLGTFPLFNYWGPKTSIKSSKWIADASKITDDLYNPTLTLIYLPHLDYNLQRLGPSDPRIAKDLQEIDAVAGDLIRFYEAKGAQVIVLSEYGISDVNQPVHINRVLRQQGLLNVRVERGTELLDMAMSDAFAVADHQVAHVYIKDKARIQEVKQLLQQVDGIEEVLEGKERYKYRIAHERCGELVVVAKANAWFTYYFWLDDKKAPDYARMVDIHKKPGFDPVEMFIDPKIKFPLPLVAGKLLKKKLGFRTVMDIIPLDASLIKGSHGRIQEDKNEWPLLLTKNKAGLPQEIQAIDVFDVILQHLQIPKPEPVFIAGA from the coding sequence ATGCAGAAAACGGTAGTCCTGAACATCGTCGGGCTCACGAAGTCACTAATAGGTAATAACACACCCAACTTGTTGAAGTGGGCGGAAGCAGCACAGCAGACAAGTATAAAACCAGTGTTACCTGCAGTAACCTGCACCGCACAGTCTACCTACCTTACCGGCAAATGGCCAGAAGAACATGGTATTGTAGCCAATGGCTGGTACTTTAGGGATGAGGACGAGGTAAAACTATGGCGGCAGTCGAACAAGCTGGTACAGGCACCTAAAGTATGGGAGGTGGCAAAAGCCGCCGATCCGAACTTTACTGTAGCCAACATGGGCTGGTGGTACAACATGAACACCACCGCAGACTATACGTTAACACCGCGCCCACAGTACCTGGCTGATGGCCGTAAGCTGCCTGACTGCTACACCCAACCAGCAGACCTGCGCGACAAGCTACAGGCGCAACTAGGCACGTTCCCGCTATTCAACTATTGGGGGCCGAAAACTTCTATTAAGTCGAGCAAGTGGATTGCGGATGCGAGTAAGATCACAGACGACCTCTACAACCCGACGCTCACGCTCATTTACCTCCCGCACCTGGACTATAACCTGCAGCGCCTGGGCCCATCAGACCCGCGCATAGCCAAGGACCTGCAGGAAATAGATGCCGTAGCCGGGGACCTGATTCGTTTTTATGAGGCTAAGGGAGCACAGGTAATAGTATTGTCGGAGTATGGCATTTCAGACGTAAACCAGCCAGTGCATATTAACCGTGTACTACGCCAGCAGGGCCTTCTGAACGTACGCGTTGAGCGAGGCACTGAATTGCTGGACATGGCCATGAGCGATGCCTTTGCCGTAGCCGACCACCAGGTGGCACATGTCTATATAAAGGATAAAGCCAGAATCCAGGAAGTAAAACAGCTACTGCAGCAGGTAGATGGCATTGAAGAAGTATTGGAGGGTAAAGAGCGGTACAAATATAGAATAGCCCATGAGCGCTGTGGCGAGCTCGTCGTTGTGGCTAAAGCCAATGCTTGGTTTACTTACTACTTCTGGCTCGATGATAAAAAAGCCCCTGACTATGCCCGTATGGTAGATATACATAAGAAGCCAGGTTTTGACCCGGTTGAAATGTTTATCGACCCGAAAATCAAGTTCCCGCTGCCGCTGGTAGCAGGTAAACTGCTGAAAAAGAAGCTGGGCTTCCGCACGGTGATGGATATTATCCCATTAGATGCCTCCCTGATAAAAGGGTCTCACGGGCGTATACAGGAAGATAAAAACGAATGGCCACTGCTGCTGACAAAAAACAAGGCAGGGCTACCGCAGGAGATACAAGCCATAGATGTCTTTGACGTTATACTTCAGCATCTGCAAATACCTAAACCAGAACCTGTCTTCATTGCAGGAGCTTAA
- the eboC gene encoding UbiA-like protein EboC (EboC, a homolog the polyprenyltransferase UbiA, belongs to system of proteins involved in the trafficking of precursor metabolites to an extracytoplasmic compartment so that the biosynthesis of certain natural products, such as scytonemin, can be completed.): MTTLGAYLRLMRPANIITAIADIMLGYAASGALLSLHLWENGFEWGNLHLLGWLALATIGLYGGGVVFNDVFDADLDRVERPERPIPSGKASVTGAATLGAALLIGGILAAWQVSATSAVIALLVALLALLYDWKGKHQNFLGPINMGACRGGNLLLGVSAIPAAVQELWFMALIPIVYIAAITMVSRGEVHGGNTAALKGAAFMYALVFAGIMSLALLPQFNLLYSLPFLLLFAYLIFPPLIKAMPAKEPKLIIKAVKAGILALIVMNASIAAGFAGWQYGLIVLLLLPVSIYIAKSFAVT; encoded by the coding sequence ATGACTACACTTGGAGCATACTTGCGCCTGATGCGTCCAGCTAACATCATAACTGCCATCGCAGACATCATGTTAGGTTACGCTGCCTCAGGTGCCTTGCTGTCGTTGCATTTGTGGGAGAACGGCTTTGAATGGGGCAATCTACACCTACTGGGCTGGCTGGCGTTGGCAACTATTGGCCTTTATGGCGGCGGCGTTGTTTTTAACGATGTGTTTGATGCCGACCTGGATCGCGTGGAGCGTCCGGAAAGGCCTATACCTAGTGGAAAAGCAAGTGTTACAGGAGCTGCCACCTTGGGAGCAGCTCTATTGATAGGTGGTATACTGGCTGCATGGCAGGTTTCTGCTACTAGTGCCGTTATCGCCCTTCTAGTTGCCTTGCTCGCCCTCCTCTACGACTGGAAAGGCAAGCATCAGAACTTTCTCGGTCCTATCAATATGGGAGCCTGCCGTGGAGGTAACTTGCTGCTGGGCGTTAGCGCCATACCTGCTGCCGTGCAGGAGCTCTGGTTTATGGCCCTTATCCCGATAGTATACATCGCTGCCATTACCATGGTAAGCCGTGGCGAGGTACACGGCGGTAACACAGCCGCACTTAAAGGTGCTGCTTTTATGTACGCGCTGGTATTTGCAGGTATTATGAGCCTTGCGTTGCTACCACAGTTCAACCTGCTTTATAGCCTGCCTTTCCTGCTACTGTTCGCTTACCTGATCTTCCCGCCGCTTATCAAAGCTATGCCAGCCAAAGAACCTAAGCTGATCATAAAAGCGGTGAAGGCCGGAATCCTGGCATTAATTGTGATGAATGCTAGTATAGCCGCTGGTTTTGCAGGTTGGCAGTACGGATTGATCGTTTTGCTCTTATTACCTGTTTCCATTTATATTGCCAAGAGTTTTGCAGTTACCTGA
- the eboE gene encoding metabolite traffic protein EboE, which translates to MSHKTHLIMFLDDGYHLTYCTNIHPGESWDEAFQNLKTYFPPLKAKLSSQKPFGIGLRLSNRASEELMVQPDRLQEFKIWLQEQELYVFTMNGFPYGSFHNQSVKDQVHSPDWTTTERLDYTVRLARILAELLPEGMEGGISTSPLSYKPWLLEADDQKVKSIYNQCTNHLVELTEELARLKQATGKSIHIDIEPEPDGLLENSKEVINYYQEWLVPIGVPHLQEKLSLTKEEAREAIYEHLQLCYDVCHFALAYEKPAEAFAKLKHAGIRIGKIQLSAALKTLLPEDIETRADIAETMATFAEDTYLHQVVEKNIDGELTQYPDLTFALQHIRKPNAVEWRTHFHVPLFTQEYNGLQSTQEDVAEVLRLLQQHHMTQHLEVETYTWDVLPQDLKKDLSLSIQRELEWVIEHINKYKHAENGSPEHRRAHEVTNR; encoded by the coding sequence ATGTCTCACAAAACGCACCTCATCATGTTTCTGGACGATGGTTATCATCTAACATACTGCACCAACATACATCCCGGCGAAAGCTGGGATGAGGCTTTTCAAAACCTGAAGACATACTTTCCTCCTTTAAAAGCGAAGCTCTCTTCTCAGAAGCCCTTTGGCATTGGGTTGCGCCTCTCCAACAGAGCCAGCGAAGAGCTAATGGTGCAGCCAGACCGTTTGCAGGAGTTTAAGATTTGGCTACAGGAGCAGGAGCTGTATGTGTTTACCATGAATGGTTTTCCTTACGGCAGCTTTCATAATCAGTCAGTTAAAGACCAGGTGCACAGCCCCGACTGGACCACCACAGAGCGTTTGGATTATACTGTACGTCTAGCCAGAATATTGGCTGAGCTGCTCCCGGAAGGAATGGAAGGCGGTATCTCTACCTCTCCTCTCTCCTATAAGCCCTGGCTACTGGAGGCCGATGATCAGAAGGTGAAGTCTATCTACAACCAGTGCACAAACCACCTGGTAGAGCTCACAGAGGAACTGGCAAGGCTAAAACAAGCAACAGGCAAAAGCATCCATATTGATATTGAGCCAGAGCCAGACGGGCTACTTGAAAACTCGAAAGAAGTAATTAATTATTACCAGGAGTGGCTTGTACCGATAGGCGTACCACACTTGCAGGAGAAACTCTCTTTAACAAAGGAGGAGGCACGCGAGGCAATTTACGAACACCTGCAGCTATGCTATGATGTATGCCACTTTGCGCTGGCATACGAAAAGCCTGCCGAAGCCTTTGCTAAGTTGAAGCATGCCGGTATCAGAATTGGCAAGATCCAACTTAGCGCTGCACTTAAAACACTCTTACCTGAGGATATAGAAACGCGTGCTGACATTGCTGAAACAATGGCCACCTTTGCCGAAGACACTTATCTGCACCAGGTAGTGGAAAAAAACATAGATGGAGAGCTGACGCAATACCCAGATCTGACCTTTGCCCTACAGCACATCCGTAAACCGAACGCTGTTGAATGGCGCACGCATTTCCATGTTCCCCTGTTTACGCAAGAATACAATGGGCTTCAGTCCACACAAGAGGATGTGGCAGAAGTGCTAAGATTACTACAGCAACACCATATGACACAGCACCTTGAGGTGGAAACCTATACCTGGGACGTACTGCCTCAAGACCTTAAAAAAGACCTTTCCCTTTCTATCCAACGGGAGTTGGAGTGGGTAATAGAGCATATCAACAAATACAAACATGCAGAAAACGGTAGTCCTGAACATCGTCGGGCTCACGAAGTCACTAATAGGTAA
- a CDS encoding EboA domain-containing protein yields MYQADIQATTTYLKELLERSTTSQGLEWLTQKMELVSSEKAKPKDFYLSFSAAPRFIGKENLHLTQQELQMADMIRSGFNPSHWSAAQAARTLLLLSLPHQDGESFFSQIETLFNTADMRELVALYAALPLLPHPELFRKRAAEGFRTNMGDVFEAVALDNPYPADYMEMDAWNNMVLKTLFVGKPLFRIYGIEKRRNAKLARILSDYAHERWAAGRTVSPELWRPVAPFIDEAILNDIKKLFTQPNELEQQAAALACAESNNPSAKELLNSHPQLKELVEEGEIAWNKIGEKNLELQ; encoded by the coding sequence GTGTACCAGGCAGACATCCAAGCTACTACTACTTACCTAAAAGAGCTATTGGAGCGCAGCACCACCTCTCAGGGGCTGGAGTGGCTCACACAGAAAATGGAGCTGGTAAGCTCTGAGAAAGCAAAGCCCAAAGACTTTTACCTCTCCTTTAGTGCAGCCCCACGCTTTATTGGCAAAGAAAACCTCCACCTGACACAGCAGGAGCTGCAGATGGCAGACATGATCCGGTCTGGCTTTAACCCGAGCCACTGGAGTGCAGCCCAGGCTGCCCGCACCTTGCTCCTTCTCTCTCTACCTCACCAGGATGGGGAATCTTTCTTCTCTCAGATTGAGACACTATTTAACACAGCTGACATGAGAGAGCTAGTGGCACTTTATGCTGCCCTGCCGCTGCTGCCACACCCGGAGCTTTTCCGTAAACGTGCCGCTGAAGGCTTTAGAACAAACATGGGCGATGTGTTCGAGGCTGTAGCCCTAGATAATCCATACCCAGCTGATTATATGGAGATGGATGCCTGGAACAACATGGTGCTTAAAACCCTTTTTGTAGGGAAGCCTCTTTTCCGCATCTATGGGATTGAGAAACGCAGAAACGCAAAACTAGCCCGTATACTGTCTGATTACGCCCACGAGCGCTGGGCTGCCGGAAGAACTGTATCTCCGGAACTATGGCGGCCGGTAGCTCCGTTTATAGATGAAGCGATACTAAACGACATAAAGAAGTTGTTTACCCAGCCTAACGAACTGGAACAGCAAGCGGCTGCCCTTGCCTGTGCAGAAAGCAATAATCCGTCAGCCAAAGAACTTCTGAACTCGCACCCGCAGCTTAAGGAGCTTGTTGAGGAAGGCGAAATAGCCTGGAACAAGATAGGCGAAAAGAACCTGGAACTACAATAA
- a CDS encoding 3-dehydroquinate synthase, which produces MKTIEQNFAVPFRYGVYFTEGLFKPENTLLQDVLAQDKATTPRKALFVIDSGVAEAHPQLQEQIHAYTQTHADTLQLVAEPLVITGGEESKNDSEHLQTILTAINEFGVCRHSYLIAVGGGAILDLAGFAAAIAHRGVRLIRIPTTVLSQNDSGVGVKNSINSFGKKNFLGTFAPPFAVINDSDFLLSLEDRDWRSGISEAVKVALIKDISFYQSIKQDAQKLANRDMAAMQQLIHRCAELHVEHIGGLDPFEMGSSRPLDFGHWAAHKLEQLSKYNVRHGEAVAIGIALDVVYSHLKGMLTAPERDDVLNLLQELGFSLFVPELALQESDGRLAVVNGLREFREHLGGQLTIMLLTKLGVGQEVHEMDENLVQQAVFYLQKKYQPQPLTQV; this is translated from the coding sequence ATGAAGACGATAGAACAGAATTTTGCAGTACCATTTAGGTATGGGGTATACTTTACAGAAGGTCTTTTTAAGCCCGAAAACACATTGCTACAGGATGTGCTGGCTCAGGATAAGGCTACCACTCCACGTAAGGCACTTTTTGTGATAGATAGCGGAGTAGCAGAGGCACACCCTCAGCTACAGGAGCAGATCCACGCTTATACGCAAACACATGCAGATACCCTGCAATTGGTGGCGGAGCCCCTAGTGATTACAGGTGGAGAAGAATCCAAAAACGATTCAGAACACCTGCAAACTATACTTACTGCCATCAACGAGTTTGGTGTTTGCCGCCACTCCTACCTGATAGCTGTTGGTGGTGGAGCCATACTTGACCTGGCTGGCTTTGCTGCTGCCATTGCCCACAGAGGTGTTCGCCTTATACGCATTCCTACTACTGTACTCTCACAAAACGATTCCGGTGTAGGTGTTAAGAACAGTATCAATTCATTCGGAAAGAAGAACTTCCTGGGCACATTTGCTCCGCCTTTTGCCGTTATCAATGACAGCGATTTTCTTCTGTCCCTCGAAGACCGCGACTGGCGATCTGGCATTTCAGAAGCAGTAAAGGTGGCCCTGATTAAAGACATTAGCTTTTACCAAAGTATAAAGCAGGACGCTCAGAAGCTGGCAAACCGTGATATGGCAGCCATGCAGCAACTCATTCACCGTTGTGCCGAACTGCACGTGGAGCATATTGGCGGCCTTGATCCCTTTGAGATGGGCTCTTCTCGTCCGCTGGATTTCGGACACTGGGCAGCACATAAGCTGGAGCAGCTTTCTAAGTATAACGTACGTCACGGAGAAGCTGTAGCCATTGGCATTGCCTTGGATGTGGTATATTCCCATCTGAAAGGAATGTTAACGGCACCTGAGCGCGATGATGTATTGAACTTGTTGCAAGAACTTGGCTTTAGCCTGTTTGTGCCTGAGCTAGCCTTACAGGAATCAGACGGCCGTTTGGCGGTGGTTAACGGGCTGCGTGAGTTCCGTGAGCACCTGGGCGGGCAACTTACGATTATGCTGTTAACGAAGCTAGGTGTAGGCCAGGAAGTACATGAAATGGACGAGAACCTGGTACAGCAGGCGGTATTCTATCTACAGAAAAAATACCAACCTCAACCGCTCACACAAGTATAA
- a CDS encoding 3-keto-disaccharide hydrolase, with protein sequence MLQKITYTYLVCCLSLIVCVVAGQAANAQIPTGHERIFNGKDLEGWHISRTTHQGTTPDVRVEDSAIVLRQQPYGQGGVLLSDKKYKNFDLYLEAKIDSFTNGGIFLRSSESGIAYQIELDETAGSTGSLLGERMPVSTSMKATNRAKVWKPNDWNSFRIRMVGDVPHITLWINGVKMWEVKQPKNDFIAGATEGMIGFQSHWTALFSPAAFDWNGLESWAPGATHRFRNIAIKELDIDQVE encoded by the coding sequence ATGCTCCAAAAGATCACTTATACTTATCTAGTGTGCTGTTTAAGCCTCATCGTGTGTGTGGTGGCAGGGCAGGCGGCAAATGCACAAATACCGACAGGCCACGAGCGCATCTTTAATGGAAAAGACCTGGAGGGGTGGCATATCAGCCGTACCACCCATCAGGGCACAACCCCCGACGTGCGGGTAGAAGACAGCGCTATTGTGCTGCGGCAACAGCCGTACGGGCAGGGCGGAGTACTTTTATCAGACAAGAAGTATAAAAACTTTGACCTGTACCTGGAGGCGAAAATCGACTCCTTCACCAACGGCGGTATTTTCCTTCGCTCTTCTGAGAGCGGCATTGCTTACCAGATTGAGCTGGATGAGACAGCAGGTAGCACCGGAAGCCTATTGGGAGAGCGCATGCCTGTCAGCACAAGCATGAAGGCAACAAATCGGGCAAAAGTCTGGAAGCCGAATGACTGGAACTCTTTCCGGATCAGGATGGTGGGGGATGTACCGCATATCACCCTCTGGATAAATGGCGTGAAAATGTGGGAAGTGAAGCAGCCTAAGAACGATTTTATAGCAGGCGCTACCGAGGGCATGATTGGTTTTCAGTCGCACTGGACGGCGCTGTTTTCCCCTGCGGCTTTCGATTGGAACGGACTCGAATCGTGGGCACCCGGCGCTACACACCGCTTTCGCAACATTGCTATCAAAGAACTGGATATAGACCAGGTGGAATAA
- a CDS encoding dienelactone hydrolase family protein, whose translation MIKYKNPLLALLLLLVAAVPVLAQGKLDAYERKMYVQGNDSLPYRILYPRGFSPTKKYPLVLVLHGAGERGNNNEAQLAYGADRFLNEQDKYPAIVVFPQCPKNSYWSNVNIVTDKSGKRTFNFQKGGKPTAAMQSLLGLLKQLRGSGYVDKDRVYIGGLSMGGMGTFELLRRKPTIFAAAFPICGGGAPETAGKFAKKVEEMWVFHGEVDSVVPVQHSKVMAEAIEAKGGDVKLTIYPGVDHNSWDYAFKEPELLQWLFSHEK comes from the coding sequence ATGATAAAATATAAGAACCCACTTCTCGCGCTGTTGCTGTTACTTGTGGCTGCAGTACCTGTACTTGCACAAGGCAAGCTAGATGCATACGAGCGTAAAATGTATGTGCAAGGCAATGACTCTTTGCCTTACCGAATCCTGTACCCAAGAGGCTTTTCTCCGACTAAAAAGTACCCGCTGGTATTAGTGTTGCATGGTGCCGGTGAACGAGGCAATAATAATGAGGCGCAGCTGGCATATGGAGCGGATAGGTTCTTGAATGAGCAGGATAAATATCCGGCAATCGTTGTTTTTCCGCAGTGCCCTAAAAACTCTTACTGGTCTAACGTGAACATTGTAACGGATAAGAGCGGCAAGAGAACCTTCAATTTTCAGAAGGGAGGTAAACCTACAGCGGCTATGCAGTCTTTGCTGGGCTTACTGAAACAACTGCGCGGCAGCGGCTATGTAGATAAAGATCGCGTGTACATCGGTGGGCTTTCGATGGGTGGTATGGGCACTTTTGAACTGCTGCGCCGCAAGCCTACTATTTTTGCCGCCGCCTTCCCTATATGTGGTGGAGGCGCTCCTGAAACTGCCGGTAAGTTTGCCAAAAAAGTTGAGGAAATGTGGGTATTTCATGGGGAGGTGGACAGCGTAGTACCAGTGCAGCATTCAAAGGTAATGGCAGAGGCTATAGAGGCAAAGGGCGGTGATGTGAAGCTGACCATTTACCCTGGCGTAGACCACAACAGCTGGGACTATGCTTTTAAAGAACCAGAGCTATTGCAGTGGCTGTTTTCCCACGAAAAATAA
- a CDS encoding YczE/YyaS/YitT family protein, giving the protein MALSTTSDTLRNWVIRYTFFFLGLLCFGLGIAISVKVKHLGLHPWDVLNVAFSEKFGWSIGTWSVIVGMVLILISLFVSRKYINIGTFLNALLIGPFMDFFLWMDILPQATYTWFDYVWLLAAMLIIGIGGGLYVAGGIGAGPRDGFMLTISDRTGLSVSKARISVECVVLVVGFLLGGPIHIVTFLYTFILSPVFQVSLNVFARLREVLCEKGPSEAKV; this is encoded by the coding sequence ATGGCTTTGTCTACAACATCTGATACCCTGCGTAATTGGGTTATTCGTTATACTTTCTTTTTTCTGGGATTATTGTGCTTTGGGCTTGGAATAGCCATTTCTGTCAAGGTTAAGCATCTAGGTTTACACCCATGGGACGTCCTGAATGTGGCTTTCTCTGAAAAGTTCGGGTGGAGCATTGGTACCTGGAGTGTTATAGTGGGAATGGTACTTATACTCATCTCGCTATTTGTAAGCAGAAAGTACATCAATATCGGCACATTCCTGAACGCCCTGCTTATAGGCCCGTTCATGGATTTTTTCCTGTGGATGGATATACTCCCTCAGGCTACTTATACCTGGTTTGATTATGTGTGGCTGCTGGCGGCTATGCTTATTATTGGTATAGGAGGAGGCCTTTATGTAGCTGGAGGAATAGGCGCCGGTCCGCGCGATGGCTTCATGCTTACCATTTCTGACCGAACAGGGCTCTCAGTAAGTAAGGCCCGCATATCGGTAGAGTGTGTGGTGCTGGTAGTAGGCTTCCTGTTAGGTGGCCCTATCCATATTGTTACCTTTCTTTATACTTTTATTCTGAGCCCGGTCTTTCAGGTGTCGCTTAATGTGTTTGCGCGGCTAAGAGAGGTTTTGTGTGAGAAAGGACCCAGCGAGGCTAAGGTATAA